The following coding sequences lie in one Synechococcus sp. CC9902 genomic window:
- a CDS encoding DUF3769 domain-containing protein codes for MSNPATAEDNGVRTPATEAGSSADGGASANVEASTKTVLVPEQLELKADRQFYDSKRKITIAEGNVTARLGEAQLQADRIEFDTAFRTLFARGSVRLRRGNQFFQASVLRYNLVQNEGELDDVYGVIDLEDTPAALPKPANKPTVGRSSTEYNSQSAEEKPQSNSETDSSMACTPFLPPVPDWHPQPWAVTAWGGQMIDAAFGDTFLFNGRMRPEAVMGVGLQKRIARAGPIALELEADLFSHVAKQQQGGEYNQDTPYADLPAQSFGEGVLGIGARLWVQPWLSFSLMEGVSYNTDQSLYEKTFRKNYSQLLNYLGFELEAAVSKDLSLVGRIHHRSGAFGTYNGVTEGSNAYLLGLRYRWGRDLPNFDVAVMPPPDGCPDPDRDQRINPSSLSERLESIALGDGGEPQQHVPLAKSTKPAEIAPAEQQAMRTAAIQTIDQRVSDIDLTGSFSIERRSGVPIRRLNSSVQDENRFGVVKVPQLKRLGSTKLLNGTISRWRIQANRIRITAKGWQSDRMGFSNDPFTPSQSRIDAEGVIAREQPNGDLLISARRNRLIIDERLPIPVTRRQLIAKEEEIENRWVLGIDNEDRGGLFVGRTIPPITIGNSTELALEPQVLLQRAFSDGGENLGDIFGLEAKLTSRVGGYRLNSEADISSFDGDSFLDNSRYWVDLGRNVDLGFLGEVQTKLFGAYRYRTWNGSLGETDIQAAYGMYGEKSGEWSQGDIKHRYLVRGAVGDYYADRFKKKRMLRTGRGSLFASLTSNFPLWKGNRAELTPTQAYRYSPVAIVPGVSLATNINSTVAMYGQGSQQSSLSFSGGPTVTLGTFSKPFLDFTQISVIGGGTLQSGESPFEFDRIVDFGTLGVGITQQIVGPLMFSTGVNLNVDPGSAYYGEVIDSNFELRWQRRSYDIGLYFNPYEGIGGVRFRLNDFKFKGTGVPFVPYAPTDWLNHNSKNQPF; via the coding sequence TTGTCGAACCCCGCGACAGCAGAAGACAATGGTGTGAGAACGCCTGCCACCGAGGCGGGCTCCTCTGCTGATGGTGGGGCTTCTGCCAACGTTGAAGCCTCCACTAAAACGGTCCTTGTTCCTGAGCAGCTCGAGCTCAAGGCCGACCGTCAGTTTTATGACAGCAAGCGCAAGATCACTATTGCTGAGGGCAATGTGACAGCTCGGCTGGGTGAGGCCCAACTCCAAGCCGATCGAATCGAATTCGACACTGCCTTTCGCACTCTTTTTGCACGCGGTTCCGTTCGACTGCGCCGCGGAAACCAGTTTTTTCAAGCCTCTGTCCTGCGTTACAACCTCGTTCAAAATGAGGGTGAGCTCGATGATGTCTATGGCGTAATCGACCTCGAGGACACCCCCGCAGCACTGCCAAAACCAGCAAACAAGCCAACGGTCGGTCGATCCTCAACGGAATACAACAGCCAATCAGCAGAAGAAAAACCCCAAAGCAACTCTGAAACGGACAGCAGCATGGCCTGCACTCCGTTCTTACCTCCGGTACCCGATTGGCATCCGCAACCCTGGGCCGTCACTGCCTGGGGTGGCCAGATGATCGATGCTGCTTTTGGCGACACATTTCTGTTCAACGGCAGGATGCGCCCGGAAGCCGTGATGGGCGTTGGGTTGCAAAAACGGATTGCGCGAGCTGGCCCCATTGCCTTGGAACTTGAAGCTGATTTGTTCAGTCATGTGGCCAAACAACAGCAAGGCGGCGAATACAACCAAGACACTCCCTACGCCGACTTACCCGCCCAAAGCTTTGGAGAAGGCGTGCTTGGCATCGGTGCCCGTCTTTGGGTTCAGCCGTGGCTGAGCTTCAGCCTGATGGAAGGCGTCAGCTACAACACCGATCAAAGCCTTTACGAAAAAACCTTCCGCAAGAACTACTCACAGCTTCTGAATTACCTGGGTTTTGAACTCGAAGCGGCCGTGTCTAAAGACCTTTCACTGGTCGGACGGATTCATCACCGATCAGGTGCTTTTGGCACCTACAACGGCGTCACGGAAGGAAGCAATGCCTATCTACTTGGCTTGCGCTACCGCTGGGGCCGCGATCTTCCCAACTTCGACGTGGCTGTCATGCCACCCCCAGACGGTTGTCCAGATCCCGATCGGGATCAGCGCATCAATCCCAGTTCGTTGTCGGAGCGCCTGGAGTCGATTGCTCTTGGAGACGGCGGAGAACCGCAACAACATGTGCCACTGGCAAAAAGCACAAAGCCAGCCGAGATAGCTCCGGCCGAACAGCAGGCCATGCGAACAGCAGCAATTCAAACCATTGATCAGCGTGTCTCCGACATTGACCTGACCGGTAGTTTTTCAATCGAACGCCGCAGCGGCGTGCCAATCCGTCGCCTGAACTCATCCGTTCAAGATGAAAATCGCTTCGGCGTGGTGAAAGTGCCGCAGCTGAAACGTTTAGGCAGCACCAAGCTGCTGAATGGAACCATCAGTCGCTGGCGAATCCAGGCCAATCGCATCCGCATTACCGCCAAAGGCTGGCAATCGGATCGAATGGGATTTAGCAACGACCCCTTCACACCATCACAGTCTCGGATCGATGCTGAGGGTGTGATTGCCAGGGAACAACCAAATGGCGACCTACTGATCTCAGCGCGTCGAAATCGGTTGATCATTGATGAACGGCTGCCCATTCCAGTCACCCGGCGCCAACTGATCGCAAAAGAAGAAGAGATCGAGAACCGCTGGGTTCTCGGCATTGATAACGAGGATCGCGGTGGCCTCTTCGTTGGACGAACCATTCCACCAATCACGATTGGCAACAGCACGGAGTTGGCACTCGAACCCCAGGTGCTTCTTCAACGTGCCTTCAGTGATGGCGGCGAAAATTTGGGGGACATTTTTGGACTTGAAGCCAAATTGACGAGTCGAGTGGGTGGCTATCGCCTCAACTCAGAAGCCGATATCAGCTCATTTGATGGCGACTCATTCTTAGATAACAGCCGTTACTGGGTGGACTTAGGTCGCAACGTTGATCTGGGTTTTCTTGGAGAGGTCCAAACAAAATTGTTCGGTGCCTACCGCTATCGCACTTGGAACGGTTCCCTTGGTGAAACCGACATCCAAGCCGCCTACGGCATGTATGGAGAAAAGAGTGGTGAATGGTCGCAAGGTGATATCAAGCATCGCTATTTGGTTCGAGGAGCAGTTGGTGATTACTACGCAGATCGATTCAAGAAAAAACGGATGCTGCGCACTGGTCGTGGAAGTTTGTTCGCATCACTCACCAGCAATTTCCCCCTTTGGAAAGGGAACAGAGCCGAACTAACACCCACACAGGCCTATCGCTATTCACCCGTTGCCATCGTTCCTGGGGTCAGCCTGGCCACCAACATCAACAGCACAGTGGCGATGTACGGCCAAGGGTCTCAGCAATCAAGCCTCAGCTTTAGTGGAGGTCCTACAGTCACTTTGGGCACATTCAGCAAGCCATTCCTGGATTTCACCCAGATCTCTGTGATCGGTGGGGGCACTCTTCAAAGCGGAGAAAGCCCGTTCGAGTTCGACAGAATTGTTGACTTTGGAACCCTTGGAGTAGGTATTACGCAGCAAATCGTTGGGCCTTTGATGTTCAGCACAGGAGTGAATCTGAATGTTGATCCTGGCTCGGCCTATTACGGAGAGGTGATCGACTCCAATTTTGAGCTGCGCTGGCAGCGCCGCAGCTACGACATTGGCTTGTATTTCAATCCCTACGAAGGAATTGGAGGCGTACGATTCCGATTAAATGATTTCAAATTCAAAGGAACAGGTGTTCCCTTCGTGCCATACGCCCCAACAGACTGGCTCAATCACAACAGCAAAAATCAACCCTTTTAA
- a CDS encoding pentapeptide repeat-containing protein yields the protein MNETRDLVVAMDGVLWSVRLFVVALVAATPAISSPLQLQVQSYEAFDRNCPRCDLRSQNLQDAHLIGADLREADLRGADLRGANLEGADLSGARLSGADLRGANLTNAELSGVDLRRADLRNAVVINAFAPDVMVEGVRFAGANLTGSHLIIGGGD from the coding sequence ATGAATGAGACAAGAGATCTGGTAGTGGCTATGGACGGTGTTCTGTGGAGTGTTCGGCTGTTTGTGGTCGCTCTGGTTGCGGCCACCCCTGCTATTTCATCCCCATTGCAGCTCCAGGTTCAGTCCTACGAAGCGTTTGACCGCAATTGTCCGCGCTGTGATCTCCGATCCCAAAACCTGCAGGATGCCCATCTCATTGGTGCTGATCTGCGGGAGGCAGATCTGCGGGGTGCTGACTTGCGTGGCGCCAATCTGGAGGGAGCGGATCTCAGCGGGGCTCGGCTGTCGGGCGCTGATTTACGCGGGGCCAACCTCACGAATGCCGAACTCTCAGGTGTTGACCTTCGGCGAGCAGACCTTCGCAATGCTGTTGTGATTAATGCCTTCGCGCCTGATGTGATGGTTGAAGGAGTTCGTTTTGCAGGGGCTAACTTAACAGGAAGTCATCTAATTATTGGTGGTGGTGATTAA
- a CDS encoding 3-isopropylmalate dehydratase small subunit, which yields MSTFPNGAVQNVSGTALIIQGEDIDTDRIIPARFLKCVSFDALGDQVFADDRLELAGEHPFDQGRFEGASILIVNGNFGCGSSREHAPQALMRWGIRAVVGVSFAEIFFGNCLALGIPCASASPDQILAIQASVEEDATRHWTLDLDEMALASDQDRWDVSIDPGPRDMLLSGRWDATSQLLDNSPKVKALMDEIPYLNQFSRR from the coding sequence ATGTCTACGTTCCCGAATGGTGCTGTTCAGAATGTTTCTGGAACGGCTCTCATCATCCAAGGTGAGGATATTGATACCGATCGGATCATTCCGGCTCGGTTTCTGAAATGTGTCAGTTTTGATGCCCTCGGCGATCAGGTTTTTGCTGATGATCGTCTTGAGTTGGCTGGCGAACATCCCTTTGATCAAGGGCGTTTTGAAGGCGCTTCAATCTTGATAGTGAATGGTAATTTTGGCTGCGGATCCAGTCGGGAACATGCGCCTCAGGCGTTGATGCGATGGGGCATTCGTGCCGTTGTTGGTGTCAGTTTTGCGGAGATCTTCTTCGGCAATTGTCTTGCCTTGGGTATTCCCTGTGCATCTGCATCGCCCGATCAAATTTTGGCGATTCAGGCTTCCGTAGAGGAAGATGCAACGCGTCATTGGACGCTTGATCTTGATGAGATGGCGCTTGCTTCGGATCAAGATCGCTGGGATGTGAGCATTGATCCAGGCCCGAGAGACATGCTGCTGAGTGGGCGCTGGGATGCCACATCGCAGTTGCTCGACAACAGCCCCAAGGTGAAGGCCTTGATGGATGAGATTCCATACCTCAATCAGTTCAGCAGACGCTAA
- the leuC gene encoding 3-isopropylmalate dehydratase large subunit, with protein sequence MSSGTLYDKVWDLHRVADLPGGSTQLFVGLHLIHEVTSPQAFSGLRDKGLKVACPERTVATVDHIVPTTSQARPFADPLAEEMLSTLERNCAESGIVLNGIGSGRQGIVHVIAPELGLSQPGMTVACGDSHTSTHGAFGAIAFGIGTSQVRDVLASQSLAMNKLKVRRILVNGQLSAGVSAKDLVLHVIRTLGVKGGVGYAYEFAGSAIEALSMEERMTLCNMAIEGGARCGYVNPDQTTFDYLKGRPHAPSGAAWDAAVDWWLSLATDAAAEVDDEVVFDATVIAPTVTWGITPGQGLGIDECVPSLSMLDPGERPIAKEAYRYMDLDPGTPIAGVPIDVCFIGSCTNGRLSDLRAAAAVARGRQVAKGVKAFVVPGSEQVARAAEAEGLDQVFSEAGFEWREPGCSMCLAMNPDRLEGRQISASSSNRNFKGRQGSASGRTLLMSPAMVVAAAVHGRVTDVRTLALHSAS encoded by the coding sequence TTGAGTTCCGGCACCCTCTACGACAAGGTGTGGGACCTTCATCGGGTGGCAGATTTGCCCGGGGGGTCTACACAACTGTTCGTGGGTCTCCATCTGATTCACGAAGTGACCAGTCCCCAGGCGTTTTCTGGCCTGCGCGACAAGGGGCTCAAAGTTGCTTGCCCTGAAAGAACTGTGGCAACGGTGGACCACATTGTTCCCACTACCTCTCAAGCGCGTCCGTTTGCCGATCCTTTGGCGGAGGAAATGCTCAGCACCTTGGAACGCAACTGCGCCGAGAGCGGGATCGTTTTGAATGGCATCGGCAGTGGCCGACAGGGCATTGTTCACGTGATTGCGCCTGAGCTCGGCTTGTCCCAGCCCGGAATGACTGTGGCCTGTGGTGATTCCCATACGTCCACCCATGGGGCCTTTGGAGCGATCGCCTTCGGGATCGGTACGAGTCAGGTGAGAGACGTTCTAGCCAGCCAGAGCTTGGCCATGAACAAACTCAAGGTTCGACGAATTTTGGTGAATGGACAGCTTTCTGCTGGGGTTTCGGCGAAAGATCTGGTTCTTCATGTGATCCGCACGCTGGGCGTTAAAGGGGGGGTTGGTTACGCCTATGAGTTCGCGGGTTCGGCAATCGAAGCGTTGTCGATGGAAGAGAGAATGACGCTCTGCAACATGGCCATCGAAGGCGGAGCGCGTTGTGGGTATGTGAATCCAGATCAAACCACCTTTGATTACCTCAAGGGGCGGCCCCATGCTCCAAGCGGCGCGGCCTGGGATGCTGCGGTCGATTGGTGGCTGTCTCTTGCGACGGATGCCGCTGCTGAGGTGGACGACGAGGTTGTCTTCGATGCAACGGTGATTGCACCAACGGTGACTTGGGGCATTACGCCGGGTCAGGGATTGGGGATTGATGAGTGCGTCCCAAGCCTGTCGATGCTTGATCCCGGTGAGCGTCCGATTGCGAAGGAGGCTTATCGGTACATGGATCTCGATCCCGGTACCCCCATCGCTGGTGTCCCCATTGACGTGTGTTTCATCGGTAGTTGCACCAATGGTCGTTTAAGTGACCTGCGTGCCGCTGCAGCCGTCGCCCGTGGTCGTCAGGTAGCCAAAGGAGTCAAGGCTTTCGTCGTGCCGGGTTCCGAACAGGTGGCCCGTGCGGCTGAAGCTGAAGGCTTGGATCAGGTGTTTTCCGAGGCTGGTTTCGAATGGCGGGAACCAGGCTGCTCCATGTGTTTGGCCATGAATCCAGATCGGTTGGAGGGGCGGCAGATCAGTGCCAGCTCTAGCAATCGCAATTTCAAGGGCAGGCAGGGATCAGCAAGTGGCAGAACCCTGTTGATGAGTCCGGCGATGGTCGTCGCAGCGGCTGTCCATGGTCGGGTGACTGATGTCCGCACCCTTGCTCTTCACTCGGCGTCTTGA
- a CDS encoding competence/damage-inducible protein A, whose amino-acid sequence MAKTGVEILCVGTELLLGDILNGNARWLAQRLADLGLPHFRQTVVGDNTERLMGAVREAAGRCRILITTGGLGPTPDDLTTAALAAAFDTPLEERPELWEEIQAKLSAGGRAVAASNRSQAFLPIGADVLPNSLGSAPGMIWSPCPDFTILTFPGVPSEMRSMWVETAEPWLRQNAGAPSAFVSRRLHFTGIGESDLAEQVGDLLDSANPTVAPYAALGDVTLRLTASGSSPGQAEAVLHPMEEQLLQRTGRFCYGRDDDTLAAVVLRLLGEAGQTLAVAESCTGGALGAALTAVPGSSAVFSGGVIAYSNAVKQQLLGVPAALLDEHGAVSEPVVKAMAEGLRSRFHCDWGIAISGVAGPGGGTIEKPVGMVCLALAGREGCDLWVQRFGARRGRSAVQQLSVIRALDRLRLRLLAQS is encoded by the coding sequence ATGGCTAAGACCGGAGTTGAAATTCTGTGTGTGGGCACGGAGCTGCTGTTGGGCGACATCCTCAATGGCAATGCCCGTTGGCTTGCCCAGAGACTGGCGGATTTAGGCCTCCCGCATTTTCGCCAGACCGTTGTGGGCGACAACACCGAACGGCTGATGGGCGCTGTGCGTGAGGCGGCTGGGCGGTGTCGAATTTTGATCACAACCGGAGGGTTAGGGCCGACTCCCGATGACCTCACTACCGCTGCCTTGGCCGCGGCGTTTGACACCCCCCTTGAAGAGCGTCCAGAGCTCTGGGAAGAGATTCAGGCCAAGTTGTCAGCGGGTGGACGCGCCGTGGCTGCCAGTAATCGATCACAGGCTTTCTTGCCGATTGGTGCAGACGTTTTGCCCAACTCTCTGGGGTCTGCTCCCGGGATGATTTGGTCCCCTTGTCCCGACTTCACAATCCTCACGTTCCCGGGAGTTCCCTCTGAGATGCGGAGCATGTGGGTGGAGACAGCGGAACCTTGGCTACGTCAGAACGCTGGCGCTCCCTCTGCGTTTGTGAGTCGAAGGCTTCATTTCACCGGAATTGGAGAGTCTGATTTGGCAGAGCAGGTGGGGGATCTCTTGGACTCTGCAAATCCCACCGTGGCTCCCTATGCCGCGCTGGGGGATGTGACGTTGCGGTTGACTGCTTCAGGATCGTCGCCCGGCCAAGCGGAGGCTGTGCTGCATCCCATGGAGGAGCAGTTGCTCCAGCGCACAGGACGGTTCTGTTACGGCCGTGATGACGACACCTTGGCGGCGGTGGTGTTGCGTTTGCTCGGAGAGGCTGGGCAAACCCTGGCTGTTGCCGAATCCTGTACTGGGGGTGCCCTCGGTGCTGCCCTTACGGCGGTACCAGGTTCATCGGCCGTCTTTTCTGGTGGCGTGATTGCTTACAGCAATGCGGTGAAACAACAGCTTTTGGGAGTTCCAGCGGCCCTGCTTGATGAGCATGGTGCTGTGTCAGAGCCTGTGGTGAAGGCGATGGCAGAGGGGCTGCGCTCTCGGTTTCATTGCGACTGGGGCATCGCGATTAGTGGTGTGGCGGGCCCCGGGGGAGGAACCATTGAGAAGCCTGTTGGCATGGTTTGTTTGGCGTTGGCCGGGCGAGAGGGTTGTGATCTGTGGGTGCAGCGATTTGGCGCCCGTCGAGGTCGATCGGCTGTGCAACAGCTCAGCGTGATTCGTGCTCTTGATCGTCTGCGGTTGCGTCTTCTGGCCCAGTCGTAA
- a CDS encoding glycosyltransferase family 4 protein: MNFPASPIVVATVSFLVAAGFTIGLVPLVRRLGLRFGFTDQPDARKQHSTPIVRVGGIAMVSGFVLSLSAIWLLGGFGLVAPERDQLIWSTLAGSLCFFLIGLADDLYALSPWPRLAGQILVASAIWSQGVRIGAIDLPWLSSTGSVIHLSDGLSLLATVIWLVGITNAINWLDGLDGLAAGVAGIAAIGLVSVSFSLHQVAAGFLAAALAGCSLGFLRHNSNPARIFMGDGGSYFLGFTLASISIVGPAKGLTTVSLLLPLLILSLPLADMSAVIMGRLREGRSPFYPDRRHLHHRLLRAGFSHRRTVLLIYVFTQWLASIALVVANAEMRFLWLALATAILVATVVVSRRQLQAEKALRERTPQDCSGGSTQPGDRHG; encoded by the coding sequence GTGAACTTTCCAGCCAGCCCGATTGTGGTTGCCACGGTGAGTTTTCTGGTGGCAGCTGGATTCACCATCGGGTTGGTTCCTCTCGTAAGACGTCTCGGTCTTCGCTTCGGCTTCACCGACCAGCCCGATGCTCGGAAGCAACACAGCACGCCCATCGTGCGTGTTGGTGGGATCGCGATGGTCAGCGGTTTTGTTTTGTCGTTGTCGGCCATTTGGCTCTTGGGAGGCTTTGGCCTTGTGGCTCCCGAACGTGATCAGCTGATTTGGAGCACCCTCGCTGGCTCACTCTGTTTCTTCCTGATCGGTTTGGCCGACGATTTATATGCCCTCTCACCATGGCCCCGTTTGGCGGGTCAAATCCTTGTGGCCTCTGCGATCTGGAGCCAGGGAGTTCGCATAGGCGCCATTGACTTGCCCTGGCTTAGCTCCACGGGATCAGTGATTCATCTATCCGATGGCCTCAGTTTGTTGGCCACGGTGATTTGGTTGGTGGGCATCACAAATGCCATTAATTGGCTTGATGGTTTGGATGGGCTTGCCGCAGGCGTTGCTGGAATTGCGGCCATCGGCTTGGTGTCTGTCAGCTTTTCTTTGCATCAAGTTGCAGCAGGTTTCTTGGCGGCGGCATTGGCTGGATGCTCGTTGGGCTTTTTGCGGCACAACTCCAATCCGGCCAGGATTTTTATGGGGGATGGTGGCTCTTATTTTCTTGGTTTCACCCTCGCTTCCATCAGCATTGTGGGCCCAGCGAAGGGCCTCACCACGGTGAGTTTGTTGTTGCCATTGCTGATTCTGTCCTTGCCGCTAGCCGACATGTCGGCAGTGATCATGGGGCGGTTGCGGGAAGGCCGATCCCCGTTTTATCCAGATCGCCGTCATCTTCATCACCGCTTGCTACGGGCAGGATTCAGTCACCGACGCACTGTTCTGCTGATTTACGTGTTTACGCAGTGGTTGGCATCCATCGCATTGGTGGTGGCGAATGCAGAAATGCGTTTTCTCTGGTTGGCTCTTGCGACGGCAATTCTTGTGGCCACGGTGGTCGTGAGTCGTCGTCAACTTCAGGCTGAAAAGGCTTTGCGAGAGAGAACTCCCCAGGATTGTTCTGGGGGATCAACACAGCCCGGAGATCGCCATGGCTAA
- the glyA gene encoding serine hydroxymethyltransferase codes for MSQVSERAINAGLASADPEISRLIDQERHRQETHLELIASENFASQAVMQAQGSVLTNKYAEGLPAKRYYGGCEHVDAIETLAIERAKQLFDAAWANVQPHSGAQANFAVFLALLKPGDTIMGLDLSHGGHLTHGSPVNVSGKWFNVVQYGVDPTTQRLDMEAIRKLALEHKPKLIVCGYSAYPRTIDFAAFRSIADEVGAFLLADMAHIAGLVAAGVHPSPVPHCDVVTTTTHKTLRGPRGGLILCRDAEFAKKFDKAVFPGTQGGPLEHVIAAKAVAFGEALQPSFKTYSQQVVANAGALAEQLISRGINVVSGGTDNHVVLLDLRSIGMTGKVADLLVSDVHITANKNTVPFDPESPFVTSGLRLGTAALTTRGFDVDAFREVADVIADRLHHPEDDAIRQRCLERVSILCSRFPLYADSKEPALV; via the coding sequence ATGAGCCAGGTCTCCGAACGGGCCATTAATGCAGGTCTGGCTTCGGCTGACCCCGAAATTTCCCGTCTGATTGATCAGGAGCGTCATCGTCAGGAAACACACCTTGAGCTCATCGCCAGCGAGAATTTTGCGTCGCAGGCCGTGATGCAAGCGCAGGGTTCTGTGCTCACCAACAAATATGCCGAGGGCCTACCCGCCAAGCGTTATTACGGCGGTTGTGAGCACGTTGATGCCATCGAAACCTTGGCGATTGAACGCGCCAAGCAGTTGTTCGATGCTGCATGGGCCAATGTCCAGCCGCACAGTGGTGCGCAGGCCAACTTCGCAGTGTTTCTGGCGTTGTTGAAGCCCGGCGACACGATCATGGGGCTTGATCTTTCCCATGGCGGTCACCTCACCCATGGGTCGCCCGTCAACGTGAGCGGCAAATGGTTCAACGTTGTTCAGTACGGCGTTGATCCCACAACCCAGCGTCTCGATATGGAGGCGATTCGGAAGCTTGCTCTCGAGCACAAACCAAAACTGATCGTGTGCGGCTACTCGGCTTATCCACGCACGATCGATTTCGCGGCTTTTCGCTCCATCGCCGATGAGGTTGGAGCCTTTTTGTTGGCTGATATGGCCCACATCGCGGGACTCGTCGCAGCTGGTGTCCACCCCAGCCCAGTTCCTCACTGCGATGTCGTGACCACCACGACCCATAAAACCTTGCGCGGGCCCAGGGGTGGTTTGATTCTGTGTCGGGATGCGGAGTTCGCCAAGAAGTTCGACAAAGCCGTCTTCCCAGGCACGCAGGGGGGACCGTTGGAGCACGTGATCGCGGCCAAAGCTGTTGCCTTTGGTGAGGCGCTTCAACCGTCGTTCAAAACCTATAGCCAGCAGGTGGTGGCCAACGCCGGAGCCTTAGCAGAGCAGTTGATCTCCCGGGGGATCAACGTGGTGAGTGGCGGAACCGATAACCACGTTGTGTTGCTCGATTTACGCTCGATCGGCATGACCGGCAAGGTGGCCGACCTGCTCGTGAGTGATGTGCACATCACGGCCAATAAGAACACCGTGCCCTTTGACCCAGAGTCCCCTTTCGTCACGAGTGGACTCCGCCTAGGCACCGCTGCACTCACCACACGCGGCTTTGATGTCGATGCATTCAGGGAGGTGGCGGATGTGATTGCCGACCGCTTGCACCATCCTGAGGACGATGCGATTCGTCAGCGCTGTCTTGAGCGCGTGTCGATCCTTTGCTCCCGCTTCCCTCTTTACGCCGACAGCAAAGAGCCCGCGCTCGTATGA
- a CDS encoding DUF3181 family protein: protein MSLPASDLKDLQAAVADRLYLQINGWHLYLGDAGLAESLAIECSALINQGATVAARQAIEAVKVPVAGGASQLTLARLMPPSQLRDLEEILEPYC from the coding sequence ATGTCTCTACCCGCATCTGACCTAAAAGATTTGCAAGCAGCTGTTGCTGATCGGCTGTACCTGCAGATCAACGGCTGGCACCTCTACCTCGGTGATGCCGGTCTTGCTGAGTCCCTTGCCATTGAATGCAGCGCCCTCATCAACCAAGGGGCCACTGTCGCAGCACGACAAGCGATCGAAGCGGTAAAGGTTCCTGTGGCTGGCGGCGCTAGTCAGCTAACGCTGGCACGGCTAATGCCTCCGTCCCAACTCAGAGACCTTGAGGAGATCCTGGAGCCGTACTGCTAA